A region of Chitinophaga horti DNA encodes the following proteins:
- a CDS encoding SAM-dependent methyltransferase, whose amino-acid sequence MSTIGKVYLLPTVLSPDALFSIPPYITERARQIKVFFVENERTARRYLKALDRQINIDELELHLMHENHPPDLNVAKKALQAGKDVGILSEAGCPAIADPGNLVVQAAHSIGATVVPMVGPSSILLALMASGMNGQNFQFTGYLPVKSPERGKAIKELELQSQKNGQTQIFIETPYRNGQMLKDVLASCKDQTMLCIAADLTAPEEYIRTMSVAAWKKLPEPPLHKRPAIFLLMA is encoded by the coding sequence ATGAGTACTATCGGAAAAGTATACCTGCTGCCTACTGTGCTGAGTCCTGATGCATTATTTTCCATTCCTCCATACATCACGGAGCGCGCCAGGCAGATCAAAGTGTTTTTTGTAGAGAACGAACGTACAGCCCGCCGCTACCTGAAAGCGCTGGACCGCCAGATCAATATCGATGAACTGGAACTACACCTGATGCACGAGAACCATCCACCCGACCTGAACGTTGCGAAGAAAGCATTACAGGCCGGTAAAGATGTAGGCATCCTGAGTGAAGCCGGCTGCCCCGCTATTGCGGACCCGGGCAACCTGGTGGTACAGGCGGCGCACAGCATTGGCGCCACCGTTGTTCCCATGGTAGGCCCCAGCTCGATCCTGCTGGCGTTGATGGCCTCTGGCATGAACGGGCAGAACTTCCAGTTTACAGGCTACCTGCCGGTGAAGTCACCGGAAAGGGGAAAGGCCATTAAGGAACTGGAACTGCAATCACAGAAGAACGGGCAAACGCAGATATTTATCGAGACACCTTACCGGAACGGGCAGATGTTGAAAGACGTACTCGCTAGCTGTAAAGACCAAACGATGCTCTGCATTGCTGCGGACCTTACCGCTCCGGAAGAATACATTCGTACCATGTCGGTAGCCGCCTGGAAGAAACTGCCGGAGCCACCGTTGCATAAGCGGCCGGCGATATTTTTGCTGATGGCGTAG